In Amycolatopsis coloradensis, one genomic interval encodes:
- a CDS encoding TetR/AcrR family transcriptional regulator, which translates to MLSSAAGVFAVHGAQAATIEQIARRAGVSRQAVYEQFGDRTTLFTQVVADIEERAFEAIGAPALDLSQPELRSWARANYANMFAFVAANPDAFPVLREAERMGDPALTRLRERLAGVYTEASRQRWARHGVDSGRADKALVTLFFAMTEALVQASWDGEPPDADALIDLLTEFTVGGVVRLRTEAADVMERLR; encoded by the coding sequence GTGCTGAGTTCGGCCGCCGGTGTCTTCGCGGTGCACGGCGCGCAGGCCGCGACGATCGAGCAGATCGCCCGGCGCGCGGGGGTGTCCCGCCAGGCCGTCTACGAGCAGTTCGGCGATCGCACGACGTTGTTCACGCAGGTCGTCGCGGATATCGAGGAACGGGCCTTCGAGGCGATCGGCGCACCCGCCCTGGACCTCTCTCAGCCCGAGCTGCGGTCCTGGGCGCGCGCCAACTACGCCAACATGTTCGCCTTCGTCGCGGCGAACCCCGACGCGTTCCCCGTCCTGCGCGAGGCGGAGCGCATGGGCGACCCGGCCCTCACCCGGCTGCGGGAACGGCTCGCCGGCGTCTACACCGAGGCGAGCAGGCAGCGCTGGGCCCGGCACGGCGTCGACTCCGGCCGCGCGGACAAGGCGCTGGTCACGCTGTTCTTCGCGATGACCGAGGCGCTCGTCCAGGCGAGCTGGGACGGTGAGCCGCCCGACGCGGACGCGCTCATCGACCTGCTCACCGAATTCACCGTCGGCGGCGTCGTCCGTCTTCGAACCGAGGCCGCCGACGTGATGGAAAGACTCCGTTAG